A region of Silurus meridionalis isolate SWU-2019-XX chromosome 15, ASM1480568v1, whole genome shotgun sequence DNA encodes the following proteins:
- the nudt2 gene encoding bis(5'-nucleosyl)-tetraphosphatase [asymmetrical] gives MTLRACGFIIFRRLVQHPFPGNIEYLLLQTSYGEHHWTPPKGHVDPGEDDLTTAWRETQEEAGFSEEHLRVVDGFLQSLHYQVRGKEKEVVYWLAELREPGTKVKLSDEHRDYRWARLDEACRLAKYTDLQDTLKNVQRFLEKAEKKQ, from the exons ATGACACTCCGAGCTTGTGGCTTTATAATCTTCCGCCGCCTGGTACAACATCCTTTCCCAGGGAACATCGAGTACCTCCTCCTTCAAACGTCTTATGGAGAACACCACTGGACTCCACCCAAAG GTCACGTTGATCCTGGAGAGGACGACCTGACCACCGCATGGAGAGAGACCCAAGAGGAGGCGGGATTCAGTGAAGAGCACTTACGTGTGGTCGACGGCTTTCTGCAGAGTTTGCATTATCAAGTGCGGGGGAAGGAAAAGGAGGTCGTCTATTGGCTCGCGGAACTTCGTGAACCAGGCACGAAGGTCAAACTGTCGGACGAGCACCGAGACTACCGCTGGGCCAGGTTGGACGAGGCGTGCAGGCTGGCGAAGTATACGGATCTACAGGACACTCTTAAAAACGTGCAGCGCTTCTTGGAGAAGGCAGAAAAGAAACAGTAA
- the rfesd gene encoding Rieske domain-containing protein → MSKEETVESGKPFLVGNKKDLIETKRTSITVGERVLLIIHHEGVFYALDQHCYHAGGSLLNGDIEELDNRLCIVCPKHKYKISLKNGEGIYNATNPKEKDKPPCWKSKGIKQRVHKVTEVDGKVFLTLSETPGWIESDYYQSEKGRADLKLEMDLETNKSAKS, encoded by the exons ATGTCCAAAGAGGAAACTGTCGAATCCGGGAAACCGTTTTTAGTGGGGAACAAGAAAGACCTCATCGAGACCAAACGCACGAGCATCACCGTGGGTGAGAGGGTCCTACTTATCATTCACCATGAGGGAGTTTTCTATGCTTTGGACCAGCATTGCTATC ATGCAGGCGGCTCTTTGCTGAATGGAGATATTGAG GAACTGGACAACAGGCTTTGCATCGTGTGCCCCAAACACAAGTACAAGATCAGCCTGAAAAATGGCGAAGGCATTTACAATGCCACTAATCCAAAAGAGAAAGACAAGCCACCATGCTGGAAGTCTAAAGGCATAAAGCAACGAGTGCACAAGGTGACCGAGGTGGACGGGAAAGTCTTCTTGACACTGTCTGAAACCCCCGGGTGGATCGAGTCGGACTATTATCAGTCTGAAAAGGGCAGAGCAGATCTAAAGCTAGAGATGGATTTAGAGACGAATAAATCAGCAAAAAGCTAA